From Malaciobacter mytili LMG 24559:
CCTTTGGATACTGCCCCAACCTCTTCTACAACTTTAACTATGGCTATGGGTGATGCTTTAGCTGTATGTTTAATGAAAAAAAGAGAGTTTAAAAAAGAGGATTTTGCCTCTTTTCATCCAGGTGGAAGCTTAGGGAAAAAACTTTTTATTAAAGTGGATGATTTACTAAGAAAAGAGAATCTTCCTGTGGTTTCACGTGAAACAAAATTAAAAGATGCTATTGTAATTATGAGTCAAGGAAGACTAGGAAGTGTTATAATAATAGATGAAAATGAGAAAGTAATAGCACTTTTAAGTGATGGGGATTTAAGAAGAGCATTAATGCAAGATAATTTTACATTAGATTGTAATATTCTTGAAGTTGCTACTTTAAATCCAAAAGTTTTAAATGATAAAAATATATTAGCAAGTGATGCTTTACAAATTATCGAAGATTTTAAGATACAACTTTTAATAGTAGTTGATAACAATGAAAAACTAGTTGGGGTATTACATATTCATGATTTAATAGAAGCAGGAATAAAATAAGGAAAAATCATGGGAAATGAAAAAAATCAAAATATAGAATTAACAAGATTAAATAAATTTATCTCTCATAATAGTAATTATTCAAGAAGAGAAGCTGACAAGATTATTGAAAGTGGAAGAGTTACTATAGATGGAAAAGTTGTTACAGATTTAGCTACTAAAGTATCTGAAAATAATTTAGTAAAAATAGATAAAAAAGTAATAAAAGCTGATAAAGATAGAATGTATA
This genomic window contains:
- a CDS encoding KpsF/GutQ family sugar-phosphate isomerase, whose translation is MDFKAVAQEVLITEAKELELAAKNLDVDFEKIVELIVNSKGKLIVTGVGKSGLVGAKIAATLASTGTSSFFLHPTEAMHGDLGMIGKEDIVLGISYSGESEELIQILPHLKRFDIPLIAMAKSKTSTLAKYSDFFMDINVSKEACPLDTAPTSSTTLTMAMGDALAVCLMKKREFKKEDFASFHPGGSLGKKLFIKVDDLLRKENLPVVSRETKLKDAIVIMSQGRLGSVIIIDENEKVIALLSDGDLRRALMQDNFTLDCNILEVATLNPKVLNDKNILASDALQIIEDFKIQLLIVVDNNEKLVGVLHIHDLIEAGIK